From the Sphingomonas mesophila genome, one window contains:
- a CDS encoding L,D-transpeptidase family protein codes for MRRLPLFAAIAALACAGPALAAGTKVTSSAALARKAEALKPGEWVWGSSLAPKGPVLVYVDLGRQQAHVYRNGIRIGVSTISSGKPGHETPNGVFTILEKAKVHHSRTYDNAPMPNMQRLTWKGVALHAGNLPGFPASHGCVRLPLAFSEVLFNTTDKGGTVVIAGRAGAPHKRPPAGLLAPASLTGHGTIALPLGDKQAFSWQPQLSPTGPVSIIVSTADQAVVILRNGVEIGRARAVIQQDNSENQVLTMSRDRKGRAEWIQVGVTNLAPEEAAIVSTRGVEQMQLPQPFVAHMRSVMQPGATVLITSASMSAGSLGEQTTVIASD; via the coding sequence ATGCGCCGCCTGCCCTTGTTCGCTGCCATCGCCGCGCTTGCCTGCGCCGGTCCCGCCCTTGCCGCGGGAACCAAGGTGACGTCCTCTGCCGCCTTGGCGCGCAAGGCCGAAGCACTGAAGCCCGGCGAATGGGTGTGGGGCTCCAGCCTCGCGCCGAAGGGCCCGGTGCTGGTCTATGTCGATCTCGGCCGCCAGCAGGCCCACGTCTATCGCAACGGCATCCGCATCGGGGTGTCGACCATCTCCTCGGGCAAGCCGGGCCACGAAACTCCCAATGGCGTGTTCACCATCCTCGAAAAGGCCAAGGTCCACCACAGCCGCACCTACGACAATGCGCCGATGCCCAACATGCAGCGGCTGACCTGGAAGGGCGTCGCGCTCCACGCCGGCAACCTCCCCGGCTTCCCCGCCAGCCACGGCTGCGTCCGCCTCCCGCTGGCGTTCTCGGAAGTGCTGTTCAACACCACCGACAAGGGCGGCACGGTGGTCATCGCCGGCCGCGCCGGAGCGCCGCACAAGCGTCCGCCCGCCGGCCTGCTCGCCCCCGCCAGCCTGACCGGCCACGGCACCATCGCGCTTCCGCTCGGCGACAAGCAGGCGTTCAGCTGGCAGCCGCAGTTGAGCCCGACCGGCCCGGTGTCGATCATCGTCTCGACCGCCGACCAGGCGGTGGTGATCCTGCGCAACGGGGTCGAGATCGGCCGCGCCCGCGCCGTCATCCAGCAGGACAATAGCGAAAATCAGGTGCTGACCATGTCGCGCGATCGCAAGGGCCGCGCCGAGTGGATTCAGGTCGGGGTCACCAACCTCGCGCCGGAGGAAGCGGCGATCGTCTCGACCCGCGGGGTCGAGCAGATGCAGCTGCCCCAGCCGTTCGTCGCCCACATGCGCTCGGTGATGCAACCGGGCGCCACCGTGCTCATCACCAGCGCCTCGATGAGCGCCGGCTCGCTCGGCGAACAGACCACCGTCATCGCGTCGGACTAG
- the trpB gene encoding tryptophan synthase subunit beta, translated as MRLDGRFGSFGGCYVPEILLPALEQLEAAFLDAEQDPAFTAELDDLLATYAGRPTPLTRCRNLGDGRLYLKREDLLHGGAHKTNQVLAQGLLARRIGKRRLIAETGAGQHGVATAMAGALFGLETEIYMGADDVERQALNVHRMRLMGARVIPVTSGDRTLKDAVNEALRDWAGSFEHTHYLLGTAAGPHPFPLMVRQFQRVIGREARAQILAAEGRLPDAVVACVGGGSNAIGLFHDFVGDDSVRLVGVEAAGRGLDGGEHGATLQRGTRGILHGAETLILQNRDGQVADSWSISAGLDYPAVGPEHAFLQENGRATYVGATDDAAFAAFQALARHEGIVPALESAHAIAEALRLIAAEPEALVVVGLSGRGDKDMASVVKLLEREALAEAAE; from the coding sequence ATGCGCCTAGACGGCCGTTTCGGCAGCTTCGGCGGCTGCTACGTCCCCGAAATCCTGCTGCCCGCGCTCGAACAGCTTGAGGCCGCGTTCCTCGACGCCGAACAGGACCCGGCCTTCACTGCCGAGCTCGACGACCTGCTCGCGACCTACGCCGGCCGCCCGACTCCGCTCACCCGCTGCCGCAACCTCGGCGACGGCCGGCTCTATCTCAAGCGCGAGGATCTGCTCCACGGCGGCGCGCACAAGACCAACCAGGTGCTCGCCCAGGGCCTGCTCGCGCGGCGCATCGGCAAGCGCCGGCTGATCGCCGAGACCGGCGCCGGCCAGCACGGAGTCGCGACCGCCATGGCCGGCGCGCTGTTCGGGCTCGAGACCGAAATCTACATGGGCGCGGACGATGTCGAGCGGCAGGCGCTCAACGTCCACCGCATGCGCCTGATGGGCGCGCGGGTGATCCCGGTGACGAGCGGCGATCGCACGCTCAAGGACGCCGTCAACGAGGCGCTGCGCGACTGGGCGGGCAGCTTCGAGCACACCCATTACCTCCTCGGCACCGCCGCCGGCCCCCACCCCTTCCCGCTGATGGTCCGCCAGTTCCAGCGGGTCATCGGCCGCGAGGCGCGCGCCCAGATCCTCGCCGCCGAGGGCCGCCTGCCAGACGCCGTCGTCGCCTGCGTCGGCGGCGGATCGAACGCCATCGGCCTGTTCCACGATTTCGTCGGCGACGATTCCGTCCGCCTGGTCGGGGTCGAGGCGGCCGGCCGCGGGCTCGACGGCGGCGAACATGGCGCGACCCTCCAGCGCGGCACCCGCGGCATCCTCCACGGCGCCGAGACCCTCATCCTCCAGAACCGCGACGGCCAGGTGGCCGACAGCTGGTCGATCTCCGCCGGGCTCGACTATCCCGCGGTCGGCCCCGAGCACGCTTTCCTCCAGGAGAATGGCCGGGCGACCTATGTCGGCGCGACCGACGATGCCGCCTTCGCCGCCTTCCAGGCGCTCGCCCGACACGAGGGCATCGTCCCGGCGCTCGAAAGCGCGCACGCCATCGCCGAGGCGCTGCGCCTGATCGCCGCCGAGCCCGAGGCGCTGGTCGTCGTCGGGTTGAGCGGCCGCGGCGACAAGGACATGGCCTCGGTCGTCAAATTGCTCGAACGCGAAGCGCTCGCGGAGGCCGCGGAATGA
- a CDS encoding DUF2171 domain-containing protein, translating into MAYDRFDERGRGRDQRRSFDHDREERGWFDRARDELTSWFGDERDDDRRPRDDDRWSAHSDRTQRQTGERDYGRYERSPRYRDEGYRRPYTGRSQGRPAGDDDYRPMTGDYGRASQDEWNEQQRRPRSPEMAAPSAASASGMHDRDYSSWRKRQIDELDRDYDEFRRENSSRFESEFTSWRGQRQAKRQMLGQIREHMSVVGSDGEPVGTVDKVRGDRIVLTKNDSPDGRHHAISCSLIDRVEGDQVMLDRKAEEAKAQFSDENANRALFERDDNREEGPHMLNRSFSGTY; encoded by the coding sequence ATGGCATATGACCGCTTCGACGAGCGCGGCCGCGGCCGCGACCAGCGACGATCCTTCGACCACGACCGCGAGGAGCGCGGCTGGTTCGACCGCGCCCGCGACGAGCTCACCAGCTGGTTTGGCGACGAGCGCGATGACGACCGTCGGCCGCGCGACGACGATCGCTGGTCGGCGCACTCCGACCGCACCCAGCGGCAGACCGGCGAGCGCGACTATGGCCGCTACGAGCGCAGCCCGCGCTATCGCGACGAAGGGTATCGCCGCCCATACACCGGCCGAAGCCAGGGCCGCCCGGCCGGCGACGACGACTATCGCCCGATGACCGGCGACTATGGCCGCGCCAGCCAGGACGAGTGGAACGAGCAGCAGCGCCGGCCGCGCTCGCCGGAGATGGCGGCGCCTTCCGCGGCGTCGGCGTCGGGCATGCACGACCGCGACTATTCGAGCTGGCGCAAGCGCCAGATCGACGAGCTCGACCGCGACTATGACGAATTCCGCCGCGAGAACAGCTCGCGCTTCGAGAGCGAGTTCACCTCATGGCGCGGGCAGCGCCAGGCCAAGCGCCAGATGCTCGGCCAGATCCGCGAGCACATGAGCGTCGTCGGCTCCGACGGCGAGCCGGTCGGGACGGTCGACAAGGTCCGCGGCGACCGCATCGTGCTGACCAAGAACGACAGCCCCGACGGCCGCCACCACGCGATCAGCTGCTCGCTGATCGACCGGGTCGAGGGCGACCAAGTGATGCTCGACCGCAAGGCCGAGGAGGCCAAGGCGCAATTCTCGGACGAGAATGCCAACCGCGCCTTGTTCGAGCGCGACGACAATCGCGAGGAAGGCCCGCACATGCTGAACCGGAGCTTTTCCGGTACCTACTAG
- a CDS encoding NADP-dependent oxidoreductase produces MPNAWHLVKRPNGMPTAADVELRAFDLPPLADGLVHVRNRWLSVDPYMRGRMNDVKSYVPPFQIGQPLEGGAVGEVVESRDPAFAPGDMVLHMMGWRDEEVVAASALNKLPAMPGVEPQAFLGNLGLTGGTAYFGLLEAASAKPGDIVFVSAAAGAVGSAVVQIAKARGMTVIGSAGGADKCAFVTELGADAVIDYKAGSLVKQLAAAAPDGIDVYFDNVGGDHLDAALALARKDARFAICGMIEGYNSGEPTQLRYIMRVIAMRIRLQGFIYTDYLPRLGDFYRDMGGWIASGQVKSRDTVVDGLEGTFDAFLGLFSGANTGKMLVRL; encoded by the coding sequence ATGCCCAACGCCTGGCACCTGGTGAAGCGCCCGAACGGAATGCCGACCGCCGCCGATGTCGAGCTTCGTGCGTTCGACCTGCCGCCGCTCGCCGACGGGCTGGTCCATGTGCGCAACCGCTGGCTCAGCGTCGATCCCTACATGCGCGGACGGATGAACGACGTGAAAAGCTACGTGCCGCCGTTCCAGATCGGCCAGCCGCTCGAGGGTGGCGCGGTCGGCGAGGTGGTCGAAAGCCGCGACCCCGCGTTCGCGCCCGGCGACATGGTGCTGCACATGATGGGCTGGCGCGACGAGGAGGTGGTCGCGGCGTCAGCGCTCAACAAGCTGCCTGCCATGCCCGGGGTCGAGCCGCAGGCGTTCCTTGGCAACCTCGGTTTGACCGGCGGCACGGCCTATTTCGGCCTGCTCGAGGCCGCGTCGGCCAAGCCCGGCGACATCGTGTTCGTCTCGGCCGCCGCCGGAGCGGTCGGCTCGGCCGTGGTGCAGATCGCCAAGGCGCGGGGCATGACGGTCATCGGCTCGGCCGGCGGCGCCGACAAATGCGCCTTCGTGACCGAGCTCGGCGCCGACGCGGTGATCGACTACAAGGCCGGCTCGCTCGTCAAGCAGCTCGCCGCCGCCGCACCGGACGGGATCGACGTCTATTTCGACAATGTCGGCGGCGACCATCTCGACGCCGCGCTGGCGCTCGCCCGCAAGGACGCGCGCTTCGCCATTTGCGGCATGATCGAGGGCTATAACAGCGGCGAGCCGACCCAGCTCAGATACATCATGCGCGTCATCGCCATGCGCATTCGCCTGCAGGGCTTCATCTACACCGATTATCTGCCCCGCCTCGGCGACTTCTACCGCGACATGGGCGGCTGGATCGCAAGCGGCCAGGTCAAGAGCCGCGACACGGTGGTCGACGGGCTCGAGGGGACCTTCGACGCCTTCCTCGGCCTGTTCTCAGGCGCCAACACCGGCAAGATGCTGGTCCGGCTCTAG
- the pnp gene encoding polyribonucleotide nucleotidyltransferase — MFDIKTVEIDLGGKTLKLETGRVARQADGAVLATMGETVVLCAVTAAKSVKPGQDFFPLTVHYQEKFSAAGRIPGGFFKRERGATEKETLTSRLIDRPVRPLFPEGFYNEVLVIAQVLSYDGENEPDIVAMCAASAALTISGVPFMGPIGAARVGYQNGEYILNPTQTEVAEGELDLVVAGTMNAVMMVESEAKELSEDVMLGAVMFAHAASKKVCEGIIKLAEKAAKDPWELDLLDDSKEIKAKLKSIIGADLEAAYKLTNKQQRQTAIGEARAKAREAFAELEQSDPAAYLGTLKLVKKLEADVVRSAILKDGRRIDGRDTKTVRPIEAMVGFLPRAHGSALFTRGETQAICTTTLGTKDAEQMIDGLEGLSYSRFMVHYNFPPYSVGEVGRFGAPSRRDTGHGKLAWRALRPMLPDSEEFPYTIRVLSDITESNGSSSMATVCGGSLSMMDAGVPLKRPVAGIAMGLILEGQDFAVLSDILGDEDHLGDMDFKVAGTSEGITSLQMDIKVAGITEEVMKVALAQAKDGRAHILGEMAKALDHTREELSAHAPRIETMQIAKDKIREVIGTGGKVIREIVATTGAKVDIDDEGLIKISSSDVSQIEAARQWIHGIVAEPEPGTIYTGKVASIVDFGAFVTFMPGKDGLVHVSEIKNERVEKVADVLTEGQEVKVKLLEVDQRGKVRLSMRLVDQETGAELEDTRPPREGGDRDRGPRGDRGDRGDRGPRRDGRGPRRDGGDRDRGPRGDRGPREGGDRDRGPRRERSEREDGPAPEFAPAFLTGKDED; from the coding sequence ATGTTTGATATCAAGACTGTAGAAATCGACCTGGGCGGCAAGACGCTCAAGCTCGAAACCGGGCGAGTCGCCCGCCAGGCCGACGGCGCGGTGCTCGCGACGATGGGCGAGACCGTCGTGCTGTGCGCCGTCACCGCCGCCAAGAGCGTCAAGCCGGGACAGGACTTCTTCCCGCTGACCGTCCACTATCAGGAAAAATTCTCGGCCGCGGGACGCATTCCCGGCGGCTTCTTCAAGCGCGAGCGCGGGGCGACCGAAAAGGAAACGCTGACCAGCCGCCTGATCGACCGTCCGGTCCGTCCGCTGTTCCCGGAGGGCTTCTACAATGAAGTCCTCGTCATCGCCCAGGTGCTGTCCTACGACGGCGAGAACGAGCCCGACATCGTCGCGATGTGCGCCGCGTCGGCGGCGCTGACGATCAGCGGCGTCCCGTTCATGGGCCCGATCGGCGCTGCCCGCGTCGGCTACCAGAACGGCGAATATATTCTCAACCCGACCCAGACCGAGGTCGCCGAAGGCGAGCTCGACCTGGTCGTCGCCGGCACCATGAACGCAGTGATGATGGTCGAATCCGAAGCCAAGGAGCTGTCGGAAGACGTCATGCTCGGCGCGGTGATGTTCGCCCATGCCGCCTCGAAGAAGGTGTGCGAAGGCATCATCAAGCTGGCTGAAAAGGCCGCCAAGGACCCGTGGGAGCTCGATCTGCTGGACGACAGCAAGGAGATCAAGGCCAAGCTCAAGTCGATCATCGGCGCCGACCTCGAGGCTGCGTACAAGCTGACCAACAAGCAGCAGCGCCAGACCGCTATCGGCGAGGCCCGCGCCAAGGCGCGCGAGGCGTTCGCCGAGCTCGAGCAGAGCGATCCGGCGGCCTACCTCGGTACGCTCAAGCTGGTGAAGAAGCTCGAGGCCGACGTGGTCCGCTCGGCGATCCTCAAGGACGGCCGCCGGATCGACGGCCGCGACACCAAGACCGTTCGCCCGATCGAGGCGATGGTCGGCTTCCTGCCGCGCGCCCACGGTTCGGCGTTGTTCACCCGCGGCGAGACCCAGGCGATCTGCACGACCACGCTCGGCACCAAGGACGCCGAGCAGATGATCGACGGCCTGGAAGGGCTGAGCTACTCGCGCTTCATGGTCCACTACAACTTCCCGCCCTATTCGGTCGGTGAAGTGGGCCGCTTCGGCGCCCCGTCGCGCCGCGACACCGGCCACGGCAAGCTCGCCTGGCGCGCGCTTCGCCCGATGCTGCCGGATTCGGAGGAATTCCCCTATACGATCCGGGTTCTCTCCGACATCACCGAGAGCAACGGTTCGTCGTCGATGGCCACCGTGTGCGGCGGCTCGCTGAGCATGATGGACGCCGGCGTTCCGCTGAAGCGCCCGGTCGCGGGCATCGCCATGGGCCTCATCCTCGAGGGCCAGGACTTCGCGGTCCTCTCCGACATCCTTGGCGACGAGGACCATCTCGGCGACATGGACTTCAAGGTCGCCGGCACCAGCGAGGGCATCACCTCGCTGCAGATGGACATCAAGGTCGCCGGCATCACCGAGGAAGTGATGAAGGTCGCTCTGGCCCAAGCCAAGGACGGCCGCGCCCACATTCTCGGCGAGATGGCCAAGGCGCTCGACCACACCCGTGAAGAGCTGTCGGCCCACGCGCCGCGGATCGAGACGATGCAGATCGCCAAGGACAAGATCCGCGAAGTCATCGGCACCGGAGGCAAGGTCATCCGCGAGATCGTCGCGACGACCGGCGCCAAGGTCGACATCGACGACGAGGGCCTGATCAAGATCAGCTCGTCCGACGTCAGCCAGATCGAGGCCGCGCGCCAGTGGATCCACGGCATTGTCGCCGAGCCCGAGCCCGGCACGATCTACACCGGCAAGGTCGCCAGCATCGTCGATTTCGGCGCGTTCGTGACGTTTATGCCGGGCAAGGACGGCCTCGTCCACGTCTCGGAAATCAAGAACGAGCGAGTCGAGAAGGTCGCCGACGTCCTGACCGAAGGCCAGGAAGTGAAGGTCAAGCTGCTCGAGGTCGACCAGCGCGGCAAGGTCCGCCTGTCGATGCGCCTGGTCGATCAGGAGACCGGCGCCGAGCTGGAGGACACCCGTCCCCCGCGTGAAGGCGGCGACCGTGACCGTGGCCCGCGCGGCGACCGTGGCGATCGCGGCGATCGTGGCCCGCGCCGCGACGGCCGTGGACCGCGCCGTGACGGCGGCGACCGCGACCGCGGCCCGCGCGGCGATCGTGGTCCGCGCGAAGGCGGCGACCGCGATCGCGGTCCTCGCCGCGAGCGCTCGGAGCGCGAAGACGGCCCCGCACCCGAGTTCGCGCCGGCCTTCCTCACCGGGAAGGACGAGGACTAG
- the rpsO gene encoding 30S ribosomal protein S15, whose product MSITADKKQELIKEHSRASDDTGSPEVQVAILTTRINNLTEHFKTHAKDNHSRRGLLMLVNKRRSLLDYLKRKDVQRYADLIGKLGLRK is encoded by the coding sequence ATGTCGATTACCGCCGACAAGAAGCAGGAACTGATCAAGGAACACAGCCGCGCCAGCGACGACACCGGTTCGCCCGAGGTCCAGGTCGCGATCCTGACGACGCGCATCAACAACCTGACCGAGCATTTCAAGACGCACGCGAAGGACAATCATTCGCGCCGCGGCCTGCTGATGCTGGTCAACAAGCGCCGCAGCCTGCTCGATTATCTCAAGCGCAAGGACGTCCAGCGCTACGCCGACCTGATCGGCAAGCTGGGCCTTCGCAAGTAA
- the trpCF gene encoding bifunctional indole-3-glycerol-phosphate synthase TrpC/phosphoribosylanthranilate isomerase TrpF: MAELGLLGPIVAAKRAELAARLGDTAIDDLRARAGRTTRSLKAALDRPGGRFIFEYKRASPSEGPLSSAEPAAIARAYNGAADAMSVLVDPHFQGSYADLRDARACFEGPILAKDFVVDPRQVIEARLAGADAVLAILAILDDSAARAVMAEALRLGMDVLVEVHDDTEMRRAVALGAPLIGINNRDLASFRTDLGTTERLAPLAEGRTLVAESGIVTRADIDRLAPHVDAFLIGSTPMRSADPRGEARALAFGRVKLCGLATAADLTAAAPAAYAGMVMAPDSPRDLGIAGAAALAAGATIPIVGVFRDAPLSHLREAVRQVPMAAIQLHGAMEDGTLAVLRDAFPGEIWLAEPAGGPRAVGGDRILFDHGRGGTGAAFDWRKVADRPELPRALIAGGIGPHNARSARALGAHAIDVGSAVDASPGVKDHSKIAALFDALRPISRKERLARCA; the protein is encoded by the coding sequence ATGGCTGAGCTCGGGCTGCTTGGGCCGATCGTCGCCGCCAAGCGCGCCGAGCTCGCGGCGCGCCTCGGCGATACCGCGATCGACGATCTACGCGCCCGCGCCGGGCGGACCACGCGGAGCCTCAAGGCCGCCCTCGACCGGCCCGGCGGGCGCTTCATCTTCGAATATAAGCGCGCCTCGCCGTCGGAAGGGCCGCTGAGCAGCGCGGAGCCCGCCGCGATCGCCCGCGCCTACAACGGCGCCGCCGACGCCATGAGCGTGCTGGTCGACCCGCACTTCCAGGGCAGCTACGCCGACCTGCGCGACGCCCGCGCCTGCTTTGAAGGTCCGATCCTCGCCAAGGATTTCGTCGTCGACCCGCGGCAGGTCATCGAGGCGCGCCTTGCCGGCGCCGACGCGGTGCTGGCGATCCTCGCCATCCTCGACGACTCCGCCGCCCGCGCGGTCATGGCCGAGGCCCTTCGGCTCGGCATGGACGTGCTGGTCGAGGTCCACGACGACACCGAAATGCGCCGCGCCGTGGCGCTGGGCGCGCCGCTGATCGGGATCAACAACCGCGACCTCGCCAGCTTCCGGACCGACCTCGGCACGACAGAACGCCTCGCCCCGCTCGCCGAGGGCCGCACGCTGGTCGCCGAATCCGGCATCGTGACGCGCGCAGACATCGATCGTCTTGCGCCCCACGTCGACGCCTTCCTGATCGGCTCGACGCCGATGCGCTCGGCCGATCCACGCGGCGAAGCGCGCGCGCTGGCGTTCGGGCGGGTCAAGCTCTGCGGCCTCGCCACCGCCGCCGACCTCACCGCCGCCGCACCCGCCGCCTACGCCGGCATGGTGATGGCGCCCGACAGCCCGCGCGATCTCGGCATCGCAGGCGCCGCGGCGCTCGCGGCTGGGGCAACCATCCCGATAGTCGGCGTCTTCCGCGACGCGCCGCTGTCGCACCTGCGCGAAGCCGTGCGCCAGGTGCCGATGGCGGCGATCCAACTCCACGGCGCGATGGAGGACGGCACGCTCGCCGTCCTTCGCGACGCATTCCCCGGCGAAATCTGGCTGGCCGAACCCGCCGGCGGACCGCGCGCCGTAGGCGGCGACCGGATCCTGTTCGACCATGGCCGCGGCGGCACCGGCGCGGCGTTCGACTGGCGCAAGGTCGCCGACCGTCCCGAGCTTCCGCGCGCCCTCATCGCCGGCGGCATCGGCCCCCACAACGCCCGCTCCGCCCGGGCGCTCGGGGCCCATGCGATCGACGTCGGCTCCGCGGTCGACGCTTCACCCGGCGTCAAGGATCATTCGAAAATCGCCGCGCTGTTCGACGCGCTGCGCCCGATCTCCCGCAAGGAAAGGCTCGCCCGATGCGCCTAG
- the trpD gene encoding anthranilate phosphoribosyltransferase: MTTALAAAATQPAPAPIANDVIVDRPVPNPLPGLLGGQDLSEDNSRHLFERLVLGRLEPAEIAGMLIALRLKGETAAEMIGAARALFSAATPFERPDYPFADCCGTGGDGSSSINVSTATAFVAAACGLPVAKHGNRSVSSQCGSADVLEALGAKLDMPPAAARRLLDETGFCFLFAPAYHPGMKHAAPVRRQLQVRTVMNLLGPCINPARPTVQLLGVADPHMIGRVAEVVAAMGVEQALVVHGAGLDEVALHGATRAVRVNGADRELMELTPEQAGLERAALQVVQGGDVATNAARLSALLDGKAGGADENIVLINCAALLLTAGRVADLREGVATAREALGSGKAASVLARFVEASNG; this comes from the coding sequence ATGACCACTGCTCTCGCCGCCGCCGCAACCCAGCCCGCGCCCGCTCCCATCGCCAACGACGTGATCGTCGACCGGCCGGTGCCCAACCCCTTGCCCGGCCTGCTGGGCGGCCAGGATTTGAGCGAGGACAACAGCCGTCATTTGTTCGAGCGGCTGGTGCTCGGCCGCCTCGAGCCGGCCGAGATCGCCGGCATGCTGATCGCGCTCCGCCTCAAGGGCGAGACCGCGGCCGAGATGATCGGCGCCGCCCGCGCCTTGTTCTCCGCCGCTACCCCGTTCGAGCGGCCCGACTATCCATTCGCGGATTGCTGCGGCACCGGCGGCGACGGCTCGAGCTCGATCAACGTCTCGACCGCAACCGCCTTCGTCGCCGCCGCCTGTGGCCTGCCGGTGGCCAAGCACGGCAATCGCTCGGTCAGCTCGCAATGCGGCTCGGCCGACGTGCTCGAGGCGCTCGGCGCGAAGCTCGACATGCCGCCTGCCGCGGCGCGCCGGCTGCTCGACGAGACCGGCTTCTGCTTCCTGTTCGCGCCCGCCTACCACCCCGGGATGAAGCACGCCGCGCCGGTGCGCCGCCAGCTCCAGGTGCGCACGGTGATGAACCTCCTCGGCCCGTGCATCAATCCGGCGCGGCCGACGGTGCAGCTGCTCGGAGTGGCCGACCCGCACATGATCGGCCGGGTCGCCGAAGTGGTCGCGGCGATGGGCGTCGAGCAGGCGCTGGTCGTCCACGGCGCGGGCCTCGACGAGGTCGCCCTCCACGGTGCCACGCGCGCGGTGCGGGTCAACGGCGCCGACCGCGAGCTAATGGAGCTCACCCCCGAGCAGGCCGGGCTCGAGCGCGCCGCGCTTCAGGTTGTGCAAGGCGGCGACGTTGCCACCAACGCCGCCCGCCTCAGCGCCTTGCTCGACGGCAAGGCCGGCGGTGCGGACGAGAATATCGTGCTGATCAACTGCGCCGCTTTGCTGCTCACCGCTGGCCGAGTCGCCGACCTGCGCGAAGGCGTCGCCACCGCGCGCGAAGCGCTCGGTTCGGGCAAGGCGGCTTCGGTGCTGGCGCGCTTCGTCGAGGCCAGCAATGGCTGA
- a CDS encoding SDR family NAD(P)-dependent oxidoreductase, giving the protein MGLPPRRAIVIGASGGIGAALVRGLEARGRDVTGLSRTTRPPLDVSDQASIAAAAESLRAAAPFDTILVATGLLHDGALRPEKSLADLDADQLARSFAVNAIGPALVARHFVPLLPRHGRAIFAALSARVGSISDNRLGGWYGYRASKAALNQLIRTLAIELARTRPGAICVGLHPGTVDTRLSAPFQRGVAPDRLFTPERSAGHLLDVLDRLAPDQSGRCFAWDGSEIAP; this is encoded by the coding sequence ATGGGCCTGCCGCCGCGCCGGGCAATCGTGATCGGTGCGTCGGGCGGGATCGGCGCGGCGCTGGTCCGCGGGCTGGAAGCGCGCGGGCGCGACGTGACCGGCCTGTCGCGTACCACCAGGCCGCCGCTCGACGTCAGCGACCAGGCCAGCATCGCCGCCGCGGCCGAAAGCCTGCGCGCCGCCGCCCCGTTCGACACTATCCTCGTCGCGACCGGCCTGCTCCACGACGGCGCGCTGCGCCCGGAAAAGTCGCTTGCCGACCTCGACGCCGACCAGCTCGCGCGCTCGTTCGCAGTCAATGCCATCGGCCCGGCGCTGGTCGCCCGGCATTTTGTCCCGCTACTCCCGCGCCACGGCCGCGCGATCTTCGCCGCCTTGTCCGCTCGGGTCGGCAGCATCTCCGACAACCGGCTCGGCGGCTGGTATGGCTACCGCGCGTCGAAGGCGGCGCTCAACCAGCTGATCCGAACGCTCGCGATCGAACTCGCCCGAACCCGTCCCGGCGCAATCTGCGTCGGCCTCCACCCCGGCACGGTCGACACCCGCCTGAGCGCTCCGTTCCAGCGCGGGGTTGCGCCCGACCGCCTGTTCACGCCCGAGCGCTCGGCCGGCCATCTGCTCGACGTGCTGGACCGCCTCGCCCCCGACCAGTCCGGCCGCTGCTTCGCCTGGGACGGGAGCGAAATCGCGCCCTAG
- the trpA gene encoding tryptophan synthase subunit alpha produces the protein MSRYAAMFDRCRADRRIALGGFLMLGHPAPDATPALLDALVAGGCDMVELGVPFSDPVADGPVIARAGKQALEAGVTPADCLAMIAAFRAHHPAVPVGILTYANIVMARGVATFARELTEAGADSLLVADLPSLEAAPWAEAIAAAGIDPVLIAAPHTPSHALATIARLGRGCTYCVARSGVTGAGHAPVLAHARLFADLAELGAAPPVLGFGISTPAHVRAAAEAGAAGVISGSALVAAAQHGPETLRSTVAELAAATRALQPMLT, from the coding sequence ATGAGCCGTTATGCCGCGATGTTCGACCGCTGCCGCGCCGACCGAAGGATCGCGCTCGGCGGCTTCCTGATGCTCGGCCACCCGGCGCCCGACGCCACCCCGGCGCTGCTCGATGCGCTCGTCGCCGGCGGCTGCGACATGGTCGAGCTCGGCGTTCCGTTCTCCGATCCGGTCGCCGACGGCCCGGTCATCGCCCGCGCCGGCAAGCAGGCGCTCGAGGCCGGAGTCACGCCCGCCGACTGCCTCGCGATGATCGCCGCCTTCCGCGCCCACCACCCCGCCGTTCCGGTCGGCATCCTGACCTACGCCAACATCGTCATGGCGCGCGGAGTTGCGACCTTCGCCCGCGAGCTGACCGAGGCCGGCGCCGACAGCCTGCTGGTCGCCGACCTCCCCTCGCTCGAGGCCGCGCCGTGGGCCGAGGCCATCGCCGCCGCCGGAATCGACCCGGTGCTCATCGCCGCGCCGCACACCCCTTCACACGCACTCGCCACCATCGCCCGGCTCGGCCGCGGCTGCACCTATTGCGTCGCGCGCAGCGGGGTGACCGGCGCCGGCCACGCCCCGGTGCTCGCCCACGCCCGGCTGTTCGCCGACCTCGCCGAACTCGGCGCGGCGCCGCCGGTGCTCGGCTTCGGCATCTCGACCCCCGCCCACGTCCGCGCCGCCGCCGAGGCGGGCGCGGCGGGCGTGATCAGCGGCTCGGCCCTGGTCGCCGCCGCCCAGCACGGGCCCGAGACGCTGCGCTCGACGGTCGCCGAGCTCGCGGCCGCGACGCGCGCTTTGCAGCCGATGCTGACCTAG